In a genomic window of Aromatoleum aromaticum EbN1:
- a CDS encoding PEP-CTERM/exosortase system-associated acyltransferase — translation MDTLEAQPTSASDFLTHFGLKLANTAELLESAYKIRHRVYCEDLGFEKPATEPLEYNAADAHSVHVLLHLNDAEKTPIGCVRVVWLNEQRGYSTLPLETVCGQLDLPPERPRSAIGEASRLAIVREYRRRKGDLGRSESDTPTTESRAERNFLLPTALMLGGLACAHHMQISHLYLLVEKRMAIHLRKISVIRQVGETVTFNGARTPYELDVQRTIMGLPFSFLPLWSNASNATAALRNRAVVAP, via the coding sequence ATGGACACACTCGAAGCGCAACCTACCTCTGCTAGCGATTTCTTGACACACTTCGGCCTCAAACTGGCCAACACCGCGGAACTCCTAGAGTCCGCATACAAGATCCGCCATCGAGTCTACTGCGAGGATCTTGGATTCGAGAAGCCGGCAACCGAGCCACTCGAATACAACGCCGCCGACGCTCACAGCGTCCATGTGCTCTTGCATCTGAATGATGCTGAGAAAACACCCATTGGCTGCGTTCGAGTGGTCTGGCTGAATGAGCAACGTGGCTATTCCACATTGCCTCTCGAGACAGTGTGCGGCCAACTCGATCTCCCCCCAGAACGGCCTCGTTCGGCGATCGGAGAAGCATCCCGTTTAGCGATTGTGCGCGAATACCGCCGTCGCAAAGGGGATCTCGGCCGATCGGAAAGTGACACCCCAACAACCGAAAGCCGTGCGGAGCGCAACTTCCTACTCCCTACTGCTCTAATGCTCGGAGGGTTAGCGTGCGCCCATCACATGCAGATCTCACATCTTTATCTGCTTGTGGAAAAGCGAATGGCCATTCATTTGCGTAAAATTTCCGTCATTCGGCAGGTCGGCGAAACAGTCACTTTTAACGGAGCGCGAACTCCGTATGAGCTCGATGTGCAGAGGACGATCATGGGTCTACCGTTCTCGTTCTTGCCGCTGTGGTCCAACGCAAGCAATGCCACTGCCGCTCTAAGGAATCGTGCAGTCGTCGCACCGTAG
- a CDS encoding IS1380-like element ISAzo40 family transposase translates to MPRFEVKQSAKLNLTSYSGLALIGQCCQAAQVEAVIDPRLPVSQGMRTSDLVKSMVGLLSLGKSDFEAIEPFRSDRFFKEALGLAKVPGSVWMRQRLDARAAELRELTDELSLRLLERTEAPITAHKGYVCADMDTFVMDNSDTKKEAVSRTYQGVDGYTPIALYLGNEGWNLGLELRAGSHHSALETEYFFERVFPRLERVCAADAKVLWRADSGFDSARLLFALAAERERWAGLERSFDYLTKWNPRRQDKAAWVARAEAAGVFEEVRAGKRVGLLDLQVERAWKKAKRTLRLVVRVTERTIDKKGQHLLAPEIEIEGWWTSLDVPMADVIELYKHHGTHEQFHSEIKTDLDLERLPSGKFDTNDAVVHLAAFAYNCLRLIGQLGLTGELSPIRHPAKRRRIKTVLQEVMYRAAKFVEHARRLVLDFGRGVAAHVKVFTTVQARLCVVASP, encoded by the coding sequence ATGCCGCGCTTCGAAGTCAAGCAATCCGCCAAGCTCAACCTGACCTCCTACTCGGGCTTGGCACTGATCGGGCAGTGCTGCCAGGCGGCACAGGTCGAGGCGGTGATCGACCCGAGGCTGCCGGTGTCGCAGGGCATGCGCACCTCGGACCTGGTCAAGTCGATGGTGGGGCTGCTGAGCCTGGGCAAGAGCGACTTCGAGGCGATCGAGCCGTTTCGCAGCGATCGCTTCTTCAAGGAAGCGCTCGGGCTCGCCAAGGTGCCCGGCAGCGTGTGGATGCGCCAACGGCTCGATGCCCGCGCGGCCGAGCTGCGCGAGCTGACCGACGAGCTGAGCCTGCGCCTGCTCGAGCGCACCGAGGCGCCGATCACGGCGCACAAGGGCTACGTGTGCGCCGACATGGATACCTTCGTGATGGATAACTCCGACACCAAGAAGGAGGCGGTCAGCCGCACCTACCAGGGGGTCGACGGCTACACGCCGATCGCGCTGTACCTGGGCAACGAGGGCTGGAACCTCGGCCTGGAGCTGCGCGCGGGTTCGCACCACTCGGCACTGGAGACGGAGTATTTCTTCGAGCGGGTCTTTCCGCGTCTCGAGCGCGTGTGCGCCGCGGACGCGAAGGTGCTGTGGCGCGCCGACAGCGGCTTCGACAGCGCCCGGCTGTTGTTCGCGCTGGCGGCCGAGCGCGAGCGCTGGGCCGGTCTTGAGCGCTCGTTCGATTACCTCACCAAGTGGAATCCGCGCCGTCAGGACAAGGCCGCCTGGGTCGCCCGCGCCGAGGCCGCCGGCGTCTTCGAGGAGGTCCGCGCGGGCAAGCGCGTGGGACTGCTCGATCTGCAGGTGGAGCGCGCCTGGAAGAAGGCCAAGCGCACGCTGCGTCTGGTGGTGCGGGTGACCGAGCGCACGATCGACAAGAAGGGCCAGCACCTGCTGGCCCCCGAGATCGAGATCGAAGGCTGGTGGACCAGCCTTGATGTGCCGATGGCCGATGTGATCGAGCTCTACAAGCACCACGGCACCCACGAGCAGTTCCACTCCGAGATCAAGACCGACCTGGACCTCGAGCGCCTGCCCTCGGGCAAGTTCGACACCAACGACGCGGTCGTGCACCTGGCCGCATTCGCCTACAACTGCCTGCGCCTGATCGGGCAGCTCGGGCTGACCGGCGAGCTCTCGCCGATCCGCCACCCGGCCAAGCGCCGGCGCATCAAGACGGTGTTGCAGGAGGTGATGTACCGGGCGGCGAAGTTCGTCGAACACGCTCGCCGCCTGGTGCTGGACTTCGGGCGCGGCGTCGCCGCGCATGTGAAGGTGTTCACCACGGTGCAGGCGCGGCTGTGTGTGGTGGCTTCGCCGTGA
- the istA gene encoding IS21 family transposase produces MPGRKITDQQVRKYTEARRQATQQIAAARMGISVRSARRIEQADGLPSQGGPRTWRTRADPLAGVWEEELLPLLAREPGLQGRTLLEELQRRHGDVFGDGVLRTLQRRIRMWRAEHGQEKEVFFAQSNPPGRLALSDFTVCNELNVSIAGERFEHRLYQFALAYSGWRHAELVCGGESFAALAQGLQNALWALGGVPEEHRTDSLSAAFNNLAEAETLTRRYADLCQHYGMRPTRNNLGQSHENGAIESRQGSLKGALDQALLLRGHRDFATVADYQRVVADVVARLNRRIQTPLTEERSQLKALPVRRTSEYEEIEARVTKFGTVSIRRVLYSVPSRLIGHRLQFRLYPERLEGWLGGVSVFESVRGTVPAGKPRGKQIDYRHLLPALKRKPGAFARWALRDEMFPRTEYRQTWERLVEKLPERQACKLMVGLLDLAARGACEAQLAQVLGEVLQADAVPDLDALAERFAPRETPMPVVTVSLPPLSAYDDLFAVAA; encoded by the coding sequence GTGCCCGGCAGGAAGATCACGGACCAACAAGTGCGCAAATACACGGAAGCAAGAAGGCAGGCGACGCAGCAGATCGCAGCGGCCCGGATGGGCATCAGCGTGCGCTCGGCGCGACGCATCGAGCAGGCAGACGGGTTGCCGTCTCAGGGTGGGCCGAGGACCTGGAGGACACGTGCCGACCCGCTGGCGGGAGTGTGGGAGGAGGAGTTGCTGCCGCTGCTCGCGCGCGAGCCGGGGTTGCAGGGCCGTACGCTGCTCGAGGAGTTGCAGCGTCGGCACGGTGATGTGTTCGGTGATGGCGTGTTGCGCACGCTGCAGCGGCGGATTCGCATGTGGCGGGCCGAGCATGGCCAGGAGAAGGAGGTCTTCTTCGCCCAGTCCAATCCGCCCGGGCGGCTGGCACTGTCCGACTTCACGGTGTGCAACGAATTGAACGTCTCGATCGCCGGTGAGCGTTTCGAGCATCGCCTGTACCAGTTCGCGCTCGCCTACTCGGGCTGGCGCCACGCCGAACTCGTGTGCGGCGGCGAGAGCTTCGCCGCGCTGGCGCAGGGGCTGCAGAACGCCCTGTGGGCCTTGGGCGGCGTGCCCGAGGAGCACCGCACCGACAGCCTGTCGGCCGCCTTCAATAACTTGGCGGAAGCGGAAACGCTCACGCGCCGCTATGCAGACCTTTGCCAGCACTATGGCATGCGTCCGACGCGGAACAATCTCGGGCAATCGCATGAGAACGGCGCGATCGAATCGCGCCAGGGCAGTCTCAAGGGCGCGCTCGATCAGGCATTGCTGCTGCGCGGGCATCGCGACTTTGCCACGGTCGCCGACTACCAACGCGTCGTCGCCGATGTCGTTGCACGGCTGAACCGACGCATCCAGACACCGCTGACCGAGGAGCGCAGCCAGCTCAAGGCGCTGCCGGTTCGCCGCACCAGCGAGTACGAGGAGATCGAGGCGCGCGTGACCAAGTTCGGTACGGTCAGCATACGGCGCGTGCTCTACAGCGTGCCCTCGCGCCTGATCGGCCACCGGCTCCAGTTCCGGCTCTACCCGGAGCGCCTGGAGGGCTGGCTCGGCGGGGTGTCCGTGTTCGAGAGCGTGCGTGGGACGGTGCCGGCGGGCAAGCCACGCGGCAAGCAGATCGACTACCGCCACCTGTTGCCCGCGCTCAAGCGCAAGCCCGGCGCCTTCGCCCGCTGGGCGCTGCGCGACGAGATGTTCCCCCGCACCGAGTACCGGCAGACCTGGGAGCGGCTCGTCGAGAAACTGCCCGAGCGCCAGGCGTGCAAGCTCATGGTCGGTCTGCTCGATCTGGCCGCACGCGGCGCCTGTGAAGCGCAACTGGCACAGGTGCTCGGCGAGGTGCTGCAGGCGGACGCCGTACCCGATCTGGACGCGCTGGCGGAGCGCTTCGCACCGCGCGAGACACCGATGCCGGTGGTCACCGTGTCGTTGCCGCCGCTGTCGGCCTACGACGACTTGTTCGCGGTGGCGGCATGA
- a CDS encoding EAL domain-containing protein — translation MTTLQDLNKHGEYSAKAREQNSKLNLPTPRFYPVAYSGTMDLYGFEVALHSKKPSRTITTEPEDTELEREHASFIDLSTVSMLRNKLRKSSNPKRYRIFIDVSHHTITHSAGDYIIAMSALAREILRIVIKVDAEACSASINEFAHFCNKCKDREIFVCVDRAEEITEAAMEEIFEKFSPNMIRISGSSTLKPPIAQSTVKRVCAILENAKKHGATVLAHGIDNTLQRRNAQALGVQLIQGQAVTRHISNGTATVHTANT, via the coding sequence GTGACAACGCTGCAAGACCTGAATAAGCATGGCGAATACTCAGCAAAGGCCCGAGAGCAAAATAGTAAGCTGAATTTGCCAACGCCGCGGTTCTACCCCGTAGCTTATTCGGGAACAATGGATCTGTATGGTTTCGAAGTCGCACTCCATTCGAAGAAGCCAAGCAGAACCATCACTACGGAACCCGAAGACACCGAACTTGAGCGGGAGCATGCTTCATTCATAGATTTATCAACCGTAAGCATGCTCCGAAACAAACTTCGAAAAAGTAGCAACCCGAAGCGTTACCGTATCTTTATAGATGTTTCCCATCATACGATTACTCATTCCGCCGGGGATTACATAATCGCGATGAGTGCCCTGGCAAGGGAGATTCTCAGAATCGTGATCAAGGTGGATGCAGAAGCCTGCAGCGCGAGCATTAACGAGTTCGCACACTTCTGCAACAAGTGCAAAGATCGGGAGATCTTTGTGTGCGTTGATCGCGCAGAAGAGATCACCGAAGCTGCAATGGAGGAGATCTTCGAAAAGTTCTCGCCTAATATGATTCGCATTAGCGGATCCTCTACCCTCAAACCACCAATTGCACAAAGCACTGTTAAAAGGGTATGCGCAATACTGGAAAACGCAAAAAAGCACGGCGCCACAGTGCTCGCCCACGGGATCGACAACACGCTACAGCGCAGGAATGCACAAGCACTCGGGGTACAGCTCATTCAGGGGCAAGCCGTAACTCGCCACATAAGTAACGGAACCGCAACAGTCCATACGGCAAATACCTGA
- a CDS encoding IS5-like element ISAzo41 family transposase — protein sequence MKPRSAIKTDLFADEHHRKKLDSLGDPLADIELHIDFAALAAEVDRVAPRTVSAQGGRPPYPTETMVRILVLKRLYNLSDEQMEYQLLDRMSYKRFCGLANAANIPDRTTVWTFENRIGELGAKALFEGVSAQLLKRGFIARGGQIIDATLVPAPKQHNSRGEKALIDQGAMPADWKPAKRRQKDTDATWTKKHGKSHFGYKLSINVDKKYKFIRTLETDTASTHDSQHFDNVFDTSNTSRDVYADRGYPSEERAAWLKANGFRNQIQRKGQRNKPLSECQQRRNTRIARTRARVEHPFAAIAQMGGKLIRTIGQARASFAMTMMAACYNLKRLTYFQKAGIVAF from the coding sequence ATGAAACCGCGTAGCGCTATCAAGACTGACCTGTTCGCTGACGAACACCACCGCAAGAAGCTCGACTCGCTGGGCGACCCGCTGGCCGACATCGAGTTGCACATCGACTTTGCGGCGCTGGCCGCCGAGGTCGATCGGGTCGCACCGCGCACGGTCAGCGCGCAAGGCGGCCGTCCGCCTTACCCGACGGAGACGATGGTTCGGATCCTGGTGCTCAAGCGCCTGTACAACCTGTCGGACGAGCAGATGGAGTACCAGCTGCTCGACCGCATGAGCTACAAACGCTTCTGCGGGCTCGCGAACGCAGCCAATATTCCGGACCGCACCACGGTGTGGACCTTCGAGAACCGGATCGGTGAGCTTGGCGCGAAGGCGCTCTTCGAGGGCGTCTCGGCGCAGCTGCTCAAACGGGGCTTCATCGCGCGTGGCGGGCAGATCATCGACGCCACCTTGGTGCCTGCCCCCAAGCAGCACAACAGCCGAGGGGAGAAGGCGCTGATCGACCAAGGCGCGATGCCTGCCGACTGGAAGCCGGCCAAGCGCCGGCAGAAGGACACCGACGCCACCTGGACGAAGAAACACGGCAAGAGCCACTTCGGCTACAAGCTGTCGATCAACGTCGACAAGAAGTACAAATTCATCCGCACGCTCGAGACCGACACGGCCAGCACGCACGACAGCCAGCACTTCGACAACGTCTTCGACACGAGCAACACGAGCCGCGACGTCTATGCCGATCGCGGCTATCCGTCCGAGGAGCGGGCGGCCTGGTTGAAGGCGAACGGCTTTCGGAATCAAATCCAGCGCAAGGGACAACGCAACAAGCCGCTGTCCGAATGCCAGCAGCGGCGGAACACGCGCATCGCGCGGACGCGAGCGCGGGTGGAACACCCGTTCGCGGCCATCGCGCAAATGGGCGGCAAGTTGATCCGAACCATCGGCCAGGCGCGGGCGAGCTTCGCGATGACGATGATGGCAGCCTGCTACAACCTGAAGCGGCTGACGTATTTCCAGAAGGCCGGAATCGTGGCCTTCTGA